The Sulfurospirillum halorespirans DSM 13726 genome has a window encoding:
- a CDS encoding DMT family transporter, producing MSTSPRPSHVYHASPKLALLAACGAGVLWGTGALVVNVLVAKHGFTPENISFWRFAIGAVILVTVFGRSIVWSRLKPLLLTVLLSGVAMAGYVLLWFLGIEKIGAAIPTLIALCLPPVIVTIIAIIRGHEKADALLLLVLMGAITGTILIIVSHASPTKCVDGYNTLLGIVFSIGSALLYAGFSMISGRISSALGAGAATACLSVVAAAVMSLFAFNQPLIWPTDMPLQVWFLYLGVVTAALALLAFSWGAARLKPTTLTVATLLEPLTAVVLSALFLDEHLSVLQWIGGILLLFSIWVLGKRK from the coding sequence ATGAGTACTTCTCCACGACCATCTCACGTTTATCACGCTTCACCAAAATTAGCACTTTTAGCGGCCTGTGGAGCAGGAGTGTTGTGGGGAACGGGTGCGCTTGTTGTCAATGTGCTTGTCGCCAAACATGGCTTCACTCCTGAAAATATCTCTTTTTGGCGCTTTGCCATAGGCGCCGTTATTCTTGTCACTGTTTTTGGTCGTAGTATTGTATGGAGCAGGTTAAAGCCATTATTGCTTACGGTGCTGCTCAGTGGCGTAGCGATGGCGGGTTATGTGTTGCTTTGGTTTTTGGGCATCGAAAAAATAGGGGCGGCCATTCCAACATTGATTGCACTTTGTTTGCCACCCGTTATCGTCACTATTATCGCAATCATTCGCGGTCACGAAAAAGCAGATGCACTATTACTTTTGGTTCTTATGGGTGCTATCACTGGAACGATTTTGATCATTGTAAGTCATGCTAGTCCAACGAAATGTGTTGATGGTTACAACACATTGCTTGGTATTGTATTTTCGATTGGTTCGGCACTTTTGTATGCAGGGTTTTCTATGATCAGTGGGCGCATTTCAAGTGCCCTTGGTGCAGGAGCTGCTACGGCATGTTTGAGTGTTGTTGCAGCAGCCGTCATGAGCCTGTTTGCGTTTAATCAGCCACTGATCTGGCCTACCGATATGCCACTTCAAGTCTGGTTTTTGTATCTGGGTGTCGTCACGGCAGCCCTTGCTTTGCTTGCATTTAGTTGGGGTGCGGCACGACTAAAACCCACGACGCTTACAGTAGCTACACTGCTTGAGCCACTGACGGCTGTGGTTCTTTCCGCTCTCTTTTTGGATGAGCATCTGAGTGTTTTGCAGTGGATAGGTGGTATTCTTTTGTTATTCAGTATTTGGGTACTTGGGAAGAGAAAATAA
- the purT gene encoding formate-dependent phosphoribosylglycinamide formyltransferase: MHFTTPLKSNSTKIMLIGSGELGKEVVIEASRLGIETVAVDSYPQAPAHLVANRSYVINMKNKEELLEVIRLEKPTFILPEVEALSIEALIEAEKEGFCVIPNADAVKKTMNRKNIREFAAEQLGLKTSGYVFVKTLEALQEATKILGIPCVVKPVMSSSGHGQSVIRSEADIQKAWEIAKEARGDASELIVEAFVPFDYEITLLTVRNGKETVFCEPIGHIQENGDYVLSWQPVPMKPEVLAKAQMMAKAVTDGLGGRGLFGVEFFVKDDEVYFSELSPRPHDTGMVTMITQSQSEFALHVRAVLGLPLDFTFYGSGASGAFKSMNEEHVPTLTIPESAFSKNSFVRIFGKPVSHVGRRMAVALVLDEVEAAKKRAKEIVASMVG, encoded by the coding sequence ATGCACTTTACAACTCCCCTTAAAAGCAACAGCACTAAAATTATGCTCATTGGCAGTGGCGAACTGGGCAAAGAGGTTGTCATCGAAGCCTCCCGTCTTGGCATCGAAACCGTAGCGGTCGATTCGTATCCGCAAGCACCCGCACACCTTGTGGCAAATCGAAGTTATGTGATCAATATGAAAAACAAAGAGGAGCTTTTGGAGGTGATTCGCCTTGAAAAGCCGACGTTCATCTTGCCTGAAGTGGAAGCACTCAGCATCGAAGCGCTCATTGAAGCGGAGAAAGAGGGTTTTTGTGTGATTCCCAATGCGGATGCCGTGAAAAAGACGATGAACCGCAAAAACATTCGCGAGTTTGCCGCCGAGCAATTAGGGCTTAAAACCAGTGGTTACGTCTTTGTTAAAACGCTTGAAGCATTGCAAGAAGCGACGAAAATACTAGGAATTCCGTGTGTGGTTAAGCCTGTTATGAGTTCTTCTGGGCATGGACAAAGTGTTATCCGAAGTGAGGCGGACATTCAAAAAGCGTGGGAGATCGCCAAAGAAGCACGCGGTGATGCAAGTGAGCTGATCGTTGAGGCGTTTGTGCCGTTTGACTATGAGATCACGCTTCTGACCGTGCGTAATGGCAAAGAGACCGTATTTTGTGAGCCGATTGGGCATATCCAAGAAAACGGTGACTATGTGCTCAGTTGGCAGCCCGTGCCGATGAAGCCTGAAGTGTTAGCCAAAGCACAGATGATGGCAAAAGCGGTGACCGATGGTTTGGGTGGTCGTGGGCTTTTTGGTGTCGAATTTTTTGTTAAAGACGATGAAGTGTACTTTAGTGAACTCAGTCCTCGTCCACACGACACGGGAATGGTCACGATGATCACGCAAAGCCAGAGCGAATTTGCTTTACATGTAAGAGCAGTTTTGGGCTTGCCGCTTGATTTTACGTTTTACGGCTCGGGTGCGAGTGGTGCGTTTAAAAGCATGAATGAAGAGCATGTGCCAACCCTCACGATTCCTGAGAGCGCATTTTCTAAAAATTCCTTTGTGCGTATTTTTGGAAAACCGGTGAGTCATGTGGGGCGCAGAATGGCAGTTGCACTTGTTTTAGATGAAGTGGAAGCAGCGAAAAAACGAGCGAAAGAGATTGTTGCGTCGATGGTCGGATAA
- a CDS encoding chloride channel protein, with amino-acid sequence MNKHVIEQTVIFFSVSKWLFLSSAVGIMIGGLMSVFLNILSTAEQTRSLLPFPFYFTLPFALMLTTWIVRTFDQNATGHGTEKVIEAVHKRDGYINAKVIPVKLVATVLTIFSGGSVGKEGPGAQIGAGAASFVATLLKFSKTDRKKLVICGISAGFAAVFGTPIAGAIFGIEVLIIGVIMYDVLLPSFIAGFAAFTTAQFLGVTYHYYDINMYRAFNLDFGLIGQVVMAGVFFGIVSDLFITAVNKIETGIRTIPYNRYLKAFVAGLVMVIVSYFLSESYLGLGLGTIRDALSPSTLISDNVHWYDFILKTIFTAITLGSGGSGGIITPVFYVGATSGVVFGHLSGDHIALFAALGFVSVLAGTTNSPIASIIMAVELFGVHMANYAALSVVIAFLITGHRSVFQSQKLALNKADNITIGKGNDLDDTSISIDMKDIDKVKRLRNRLRYKRLRWQVKNAKDDFE; translated from the coding sequence ATGAATAAACATGTCATTGAACAGACAGTGATTTTCTTTAGCGTTTCCAAGTGGTTGTTTCTCTCCTCAGCTGTTGGTATTATGATAGGCGGGCTGATGTCCGTCTTTCTTAACATTCTCTCTACCGCCGAGCAGACGCGGAGTTTGCTCCCCTTTCCTTTCTATTTTACCCTCCCTTTTGCTTTGATGCTCACAACATGGATCGTGCGAACGTTTGATCAAAACGCGACGGGACATGGTACGGAAAAAGTCATTGAAGCGGTGCATAAACGAGATGGTTACATCAATGCCAAAGTGATTCCTGTTAAACTGGTTGCCACGGTTCTGACAATCTTTTCAGGCGGTTCGGTCGGAAAAGAGGGACCTGGTGCGCAAATCGGTGCAGGAGCGGCTTCGTTTGTGGCGACACTGCTCAAATTTTCCAAGACGGATCGTAAAAAACTGGTCATTTGTGGTATTAGCGCAGGATTTGCTGCGGTGTTTGGCACACCGATTGCAGGGGCTATTTTTGGGATTGAAGTGCTTATTATTGGCGTCATTATGTACGATGTTTTGCTGCCTTCGTTTATCGCAGGATTTGCGGCGTTTACCACCGCGCAGTTTTTGGGTGTGACGTATCACTATTATGACATCAACATGTACCGCGCGTTTAACTTGGATTTTGGATTGATTGGGCAAGTTGTGATGGCGGGGGTTTTCTTTGGCATTGTCTCAGACCTGTTTATCACTGCGGTCAATAAAATAGAAACAGGGATCAGAACGATTCCGTATAACCGCTATTTAAAAGCATTTGTGGCGGGTTTGGTGATGGTCATTGTCTCCTATTTTCTCTCGGAGAGTTATCTGGGGTTGGGGCTTGGCACGATTCGCGATGCGCTCAGCCCAAGTACGCTCATTTCCGATAATGTCCATTGGTACGACTTCATTTTAAAAACTATTTTTACCGCGATAACGCTGGGTTCGGGTGGCAGTGGCGGTATTATCACGCCTGTTTTTTACGTTGGGGCGACGAGTGGCGTTGTTTTTGGGCATCTGAGCGGCGATCACATTGCTTTATTTGCAGCGCTTGGGTTTGTGAGTGTTTTGGCGGGGACAACCAACTCTCCAATCGCTTCTATCATCATGGCAGTGGAGCTTTTTGGTGTGCATATGGCAAATTATGCGGCACTGAGCGTGGTGATTGCCTTTTTGATTACGGGGCATCGCAGTGTCTTTCAGTCTCAAAAGTTGGCATTGAACAAGGCGGATAACATCACGATTGGCAAAGGAAATGACCTTGATGATACTTCCATCAGCATTGATATGAAAGATATTGATAAAGTCAAACGCCTTCGCAATCGTTTGCGGTATAAAAGGCTGCGATGGCAAGTAAAAAATGCAAAGGATGATTTTGAATGA
- a CDS encoding DUF523 domain-containing protein: MSKRKILISACLIGENVKYDGGNNALHVTVLEQWREEGLLVSFCPEVLGGLAVPRPACEVLEGTNTVLCKSGEDVSVAFAKGAKESLRIAKEEGVCMAILKARSPSCGKDIIYDGTFTSTRVNDSGITCKLLQESGIVVFSEEEIVLAEAFWRQKGE, translated from the coding sequence ATGAGTAAACGAAAAATCCTCATCAGTGCCTGTTTGATCGGCGAAAATGTCAAATACGATGGTGGCAATAATGCTTTACATGTAACGGTTTTGGAGCAGTGGCGGGAGGAAGGACTTTTGGTCTCATTCTGCCCTGAAGTACTCGGTGGATTGGCTGTGCCACGCCCTGCGTGTGAAGTGCTTGAGGGAACGAACACGGTTTTATGTAAGAGTGGTGAAGATGTAAGCGTTGCTTTTGCCAAGGGCGCTAAAGAGAGCCTGAGAATTGCCAAAGAAGAGGGCGTGTGCATGGCGATTTTAAAAGCGAGAAGCCCCTCATGTGGTAAAGACATCATCTACGATGGCACGTTTACGAGCACGCGCGTGAATGATTCTGGGATTACATGTAAGCTTTTACAAGAGAGTGGCATTGTGGTTTTTAGTGAAGAGGAGATAGTTTTAGCAGAAGCGTTTTGGAGGCAAAAAGGGGAGTGA
- a CDS encoding iron-containing alcohol dehydrogenase — MVDFTYHNPTKIEFGKDKENLIGTAIANDAITKVLLCYGSERIKSDGLYKKVTDSLSEKGIAWVELSGIISNPILSKVHEGIAIAKEEKVQAVLAIGGGSILDSAKSIAAGALYHSDVWDFFIGKSVIEKALPVYAIMTLAATGSEMNGFAVVTNDTIQQKYNIASIHVYPRLSILNPELTKSVPKNYLAYSAVDIIAHVIEGYLTASVQPHFQSRMVEGIIQTVMETTEILLQNPDDYNARAEFTWAATQALNGVTTAGTNPTLFPNHMIEHSLSALFNIAHGAGLAIVIPAWMTWFHTQNPTQFKRFAQNIFGKNSAEEGIVALKIWFTKIGAPVSLKEAGINADAIPTIAANVFLAAQRQGASEVYTQEVIEIILHNA, encoded by the coding sequence ATGGTTGATTTTACCTACCACAACCCCACAAAAATCGAATTTGGAAAAGACAAAGAGAACCTCATTGGCACAGCTATTGCCAACGATGCCATTACCAAAGTGTTGCTCTGTTACGGCAGTGAGCGCATCAAAAGCGATGGACTTTATAAGAAAGTGACCGACAGTTTGAGCGAAAAAGGCATTGCGTGGGTGGAACTCTCTGGCATCATCAGCAACCCCATCCTTTCCAAAGTGCACGAAGGCATCGCCATTGCTAAAGAAGAAAAAGTACAAGCCGTACTTGCTATCGGAGGAGGTTCTATTTTAGACAGTGCTAAAAGTATCGCCGCAGGCGCGTTATACCATAGCGACGTTTGGGACTTTTTTATTGGCAAATCTGTCATTGAAAAAGCACTTCCTGTGTATGCCATCATGACCCTTGCCGCAACGGGAAGCGAGATGAACGGCTTTGCTGTTGTCACGAACGATACGATACAGCAAAAGTACAACATTGCCTCCATTCATGTCTATCCAAGACTCTCGATTCTTAATCCAGAGCTCACGAAAAGTGTTCCTAAAAATTACCTCGCCTATTCCGCGGTTGACATCATCGCACATGTGATTGAGGGCTATTTAACGGCGAGCGTTCAGCCCCATTTTCAATCGCGCATGGTTGAGGGCATTATCCAAACCGTCATGGAAACCACCGAGATTTTGCTTCAAAATCCTGACGATTACAATGCCAGAGCAGAGTTTACGTGGGCGGCGACCCAAGCACTCAATGGTGTGACGACAGCGGGCACCAACCCAACGCTTTTTCCCAACCATATGATCGAGCATTCGCTCTCAGCACTGTTCAACATCGCTCATGGAGCAGGTTTGGCGATTGTTATTCCTGCATGGATGACATGGTTTCACACGCAAAATCCTACGCAATTCAAACGTTTTGCGCAAAATATTTTTGGGAAAAATAGTGCCGAAGAAGGCATCGTAGCCCTTAAAATCTGGTTTACTAAAATCGGCGCACCGGTGAGTTTAAAAGAGGCGGGCATTAACGCAGATGCCATTCCTACTATCGCAGCCAATGTCTTTTTAGCAGCGCAGAGACAAGGCGCAAGTGAGGTTTACACCCAAGAAGTCATCGAAATAATTTTGCATAACGCATAA
- a CDS encoding transglutaminase-like domain-containing protein, with protein MLYEKKDYLHSSSIIDFEHPLILAKAQELKGDAASDVEIAKNCFTFVRDHIRHTGDHKDAIITCKASDVLTYETGWCYAKSHLLAALCRANGIPAGFCYQRLSLVDNGSEPYMLHGLNAIYLKDFDWYRVDARGNKEGIHAEFSPPLEQLAFKVKTAHEIDFQEILNEPLSLVITALQTYTRFEESLQHLPDCTEIT; from the coding sequence ATGCTTTATGAAAAAAAAGATTATCTTCATAGCTCATCGATCATTGATTTTGAGCACCCTCTGATTTTGGCAAAAGCTCAGGAGCTCAAAGGAGATGCCGCGAGCGATGTTGAGATTGCCAAAAACTGCTTTACCTTTGTGCGAGACCACATCCGCCATACTGGAGATCATAAAGATGCGATCATTACATGTAAAGCGAGCGATGTCTTAACCTATGAGACAGGATGGTGCTATGCCAAAAGCCATCTTTTAGCTGCACTCTGTCGTGCCAATGGCATTCCAGCAGGCTTTTGCTACCAACGACTCAGCCTTGTGGATAATGGAAGCGAACCTTACATGCTGCATGGACTCAATGCGATTTATCTCAAAGATTTTGACTGGTACCGCGTTGATGCGAGAGGCAATAAAGAAGGCATCCATGCAGAATTTTCCCCACCACTTGAACAATTGGCTTTTAAAGTCAAAACAGCCCATGAAATCGACTTCCAAGAAATTTTAAATGAGCCATTATCGCTTGTCATTACCGCACTTCAAACCTACACACGCTTTGAAGAGTCGCTTCAACATCTGCCTGATTGTACAGAAATAACATGA
- a CDS encoding MmcQ/YjbR family DNA-binding protein, producing MTFEILSNYCLSHMGSIKEYPFDETTAVYKVGNKIFALIDEESRPPRINVKCDPFYARELREMYTSVIAGYHMNKKHWNTIICEGEVDDASIFEWIDDSYDLVFGSLSKKAQNQIYSS from the coding sequence ATGACCTTTGAAATCCTCAGCAACTACTGCTTAAGCCACATGGGTTCGATTAAAGAGTACCCGTTTGATGAAACGACCGCCGTGTATAAAGTCGGCAATAAAATCTTCGCCCTCATCGATGAAGAGAGCCGACCTCCTCGCATCAATGTCAAATGCGATCCCTTCTACGCACGAGAACTGCGCGAAATGTATACGAGTGTCATCGCGGGGTATCACATGAACAAAAAACATTGGAATACGATCATCTGCGAAGGTGAAGTGGACGATGCGTCGATCTTTGAGTGGATCGATGACTCGTACGACCTTGTGTTTGGCTCACTCTCTAAAAAAGCACAAAACCAGATTTACAGTTCATAA
- a CDS encoding DNA-3-methyladenine glycosylase I — MAPNLSRCGWVKLSDPTYVAYHDEEWGKPLHDERALFELFCLETQSAGLSWLTVLKKRDGYRNAFASFVLEKVAHFGEMDVERILNEGEVIKSRPKIEAIITNAKLFQAITQEFGSIDTYLWNYVDGKTIVNDVADYKTAACTSPISDALTKDLKKRGFKYVGSTTIYAFMQACGMVNDHENSCGCK, encoded by the coding sequence ATGGCTCCAAATCTTTCACGCTGTGGCTGGGTCAAACTGAGCGATCCAACTTACGTGGCGTACCACGATGAAGAGTGGGGAAAACCGCTGCATGATGAGCGCGCCCTTTTTGAGCTTTTTTGTTTAGAGACCCAATCTGCTGGGCTTAGTTGGCTCACCGTTCTTAAAAAACGTGACGGCTACCGCAATGCCTTTGCCAGTTTTGTCCTTGAAAAAGTGGCGCATTTTGGTGAAATGGATGTAGAACGCATTTTAAATGAAGGCGAAGTGATCAAAAGTCGCCCAAAGATCGAAGCGATCATCACTAATGCCAAACTGTTTCAAGCCATCACTCAAGAATTTGGCTCAATTGACACCTATTTGTGGAATTATGTGGATGGCAAAACGATTGTCAACGATGTGGCAGACTACAAAACCGCGGCATGTACTTCACCTATCTCCGACGCGCTGACCAAAGATTTGAAAAAACGAGGATTCAAGTATGTAGGCTCAACCACGATTTACGCATTTATGCAAGCGTGTGGCATGGTCAACGACCACGAAAATAGCTGTGGATGCAAATAA
- a CDS encoding GNAT family acetyltransferase encodes MQLSIATLNDIDDVLELHSKYQIDTITPEDKKDGFVTTSFTKEQLTQLINEENALFIARKNGTVVAYVMCGSWKFCSIWPIFTQMIHDLPNLSYLGQTITTENSYQYGPVCIDKSVRGSGALEAIFDFAREEMSKRYPILVTFINKVNQRSFKAHSRLGLEVITEFSFNNNHYYELVYDTSKTLR; translated from the coding sequence ATGCAGCTAAGCATTGCAACACTGAATGACATCGATGACGTGTTAGAACTTCATAGCAAGTACCAAATAGACACGATCACCCCTGAAGATAAAAAAGATGGCTTTGTGACCACGTCATTTACCAAAGAGCAACTCACCCAACTCATCAACGAAGAGAATGCTTTATTTATCGCGCGTAAAAATGGCACGGTCGTTGCGTATGTGATGTGCGGTTCGTGGAAATTTTGCTCTATTTGGCCTATTTTTACCCAGATGATTCACGACCTTCCCAATCTAAGCTATCTTGGACAAACGATCACGACCGAAAACTCGTACCAATACGGTCCTGTTTGCATCGATAAAAGTGTGCGTGGCAGTGGTGCGCTTGAAGCGATTTTTGATTTTGCACGAGAAGAGATGAGCAAACGCTACCCTATTTTGGTGACCTTCATCAACAAAGTTAACCAACGCTCATTTAAAGCGCATTCAAGGCTCGGACTTGAAGTCATCACAGAGTTTTCGTTCAATAACAATCACTACTACGAATTGGTCTACGATACTTCCAAAACATTACGGTGA
- a CDS encoding peptide-binding protein produces MKTLLILLFFFTCNALASTLHLSISANPSRLNPILSTDSSSSTVAKWIFNALVTYDKDANIIPELAESYTFLDDTTLIFKLRQDVKWSDGTPFSAKDVLFTYETITSPKIFTPYASSFMHILHVKMLDDFTVEVKYKYPYFKALDVWMMEILPEHLLKNEADLMTSKFNQNPRGTGPYTLSQFNISKDIVLAANPSYFIHKPTIDTMIFHYLPDPSSEFLMLKSHQLDVGTLSPLQLERQIDEDFRKHYTLYEEISHTFSYVGFNLKSEKFKDPRVREALSLAIDRQELVDILYFGHGKVCTGPFLPGTGAFNADVKAPKPDLPRAKALLKEAGYDENHPFEFELTTSANRTTAAQVLQYQLQKAGIVMKLRAVEWQAFLNTVVFPRKFDAVLIAWSLAINPDAYTLWHSESMRKGGFNFIGYENAEVDRLIKEAEKIVDQEKFDALYQEIFAKIVADNPYLFLVIPNEITAVNKEITPVSTSIIGVSHNLIDWIKP; encoded by the coding sequence ATGAAAACACTTTTAATCCTCCTTTTTTTCTTTACATGTAATGCTCTAGCCAGCACGCTGCATCTGTCTATCTCTGCCAATCCGAGCAGGCTTAATCCTATTCTTTCAACCGATTCGTCAAGCTCAACTGTGGCAAAATGGATTTTTAACGCCTTGGTGACGTACGACAAAGATGCGAACATTATCCCCGAACTTGCAGAAAGCTACACCTTTTTAGATGATACGACACTGATTTTCAAGCTGAGACAAGACGTGAAGTGGAGCGATGGCACACCTTTTAGTGCGAAAGATGTGCTCTTTACCTACGAGACAATCACCTCTCCTAAGATCTTTACACCGTACGCTTCGAGCTTTATGCACATTTTACATGTAAAGATGCTCGATGATTTTACCGTAGAAGTGAAGTACAAATACCCGTACTTTAAAGCGCTCGATGTGTGGATGATGGAGATATTGCCAGAGCATTTGCTTAAAAATGAAGCCGATTTGATGACAAGTAAATTCAACCAAAATCCAAGGGGCACAGGGCCTTATACGCTGAGCCAATTTAACATCTCCAAAGACATTGTTTTAGCTGCAAATCCAAGCTATTTTATTCATAAACCCACCATAGATACGATGATTTTTCACTACCTTCCTGACCCTTCTTCAGAATTTTTAATGCTTAAATCGCATCAGCTTGATGTTGGAACACTGAGCCCTTTGCAATTAGAGCGCCAAATTGATGAGGATTTTCGCAAACATTACACCCTGTATGAAGAGATTTCGCACACCTTTTCGTATGTGGGTTTTAACCTTAAATCTGAAAAATTTAAAGACCCGAGGGTGCGTGAAGCGCTCTCTTTAGCCATTGATCGCCAAGAGTTGGTTGATATTTTGTATTTTGGTCATGGCAAAGTCTGCACGGGTCCTTTTTTACCCGGAACGGGAGCTTTTAACGCGGATGTGAAAGCACCAAAACCGGATCTTCCACGAGCCAAAGCGCTTTTAAAAGAGGCGGGTTATGATGAAAACCATCCTTTTGAGTTTGAACTCACCACCAGTGCGAACCGCACGACTGCGGCACAAGTGTTGCAGTACCAGCTGCAAAAAGCGGGCATCGTGATGAAACTTCGCGCCGTAGAGTGGCAAGCTTTTTTAAATACCGTTGTTTTCCCCCGTAAATTTGATGCCGTTTTGATTGCATGGAGTTTAGCCATTAACCCCGATGCGTATACCCTTTGGCACAGTGAATCCATGCGCAAAGGTGGATTTAATTTTATTGGGTACGAAAATGCTGAGGTAGATCGGTTGATTAAAGAGGCGGAAAAAATTGTGGATCAAGAGAAATTTGATGCACTTTATCAAGAAATTTTTGCCAAAATTGTTGCGGATAATCCTTATCTTTTTTTAGTCATCCCCAATGAAATTACAGCCGTCAATAAAGAGATAACCCCCGTCTCAACCTCGATAATTGGGGTTTCGCACAACCTTATTGATTGGATTAAACCGTAA
- a CDS encoding OmpA family protein: MKKTLFSLAALTSLAFAAPTAYNYEVTPTIGGVYPEGNLDLKEQLTYGLRFGINLDNTIFDQFELGYDRSDNIDYKAGRNDSTDFNRYYGNLVKEYKMTPETALYALVGIGYEDLSNEQLQNRDSMFAQYGGGVKYWVTDSFALKAEVRHAIKFHGGDNNLFYSLGFTIPFDAKSAPVAAAAAKPEPKPAPVVTAPKDSDNDGVYDDKDKCPNTPKGTVVDADGCTKIIRLHVTFDFDKSTVKPEFMPEIQKVADFMKVNPGYSVVLEGHTDSKGSDAYNQKLSDQRAKAVAKALGNLGVAAAKVTTEAYGESKPVATNDTEAGRSENRRVDAIFKK, encoded by the coding sequence ATGAAAAAAACATTGTTTTCATTGGCGGCATTAACATCTTTGGCATTTGCAGCACCAACTGCATACAACTACGAGGTAACACCAACTATTGGTGGTGTTTATCCAGAAGGTAATCTTGATCTTAAAGAACAATTAACCTATGGTTTGAGATTTGGTATCAATCTTGATAACACTATCTTTGATCAATTCGAGCTTGGTTATGACAGATCTGACAATATTGATTATAAAGCGGGCAGAAATGACAGTACTGACTTTAACCGTTACTATGGTAACTTGGTTAAAGAGTACAAAATGACTCCTGAGACTGCATTGTACGCGTTAGTGGGTATCGGTTACGAAGATCTTAGCAATGAGCAACTTCAAAACAGAGACAGTATGTTTGCACAATACGGCGGTGGTGTAAAATACTGGGTAACAGATAGTTTCGCTCTTAAAGCAGAAGTTCGCCATGCGATTAAATTCCACGGTGGAGACAATAACTTGTTCTACAGCCTTGGCTTTACCATTCCTTTCGATGCAAAATCAGCGCCTGTTGCAGCAGCAGCGGCTAAACCTGAGCCAAAACCAGCTCCGGTTGTAACAGCACCTAAAGACAGCGATAACGATGGTGTCTATGATGATAAAGACAAATGTCCTAATACTCCAAAAGGTACTGTTGTTGATGCAGATGGTTGTACTAAAATCATTCGTTTACATGTAACATTTGATTTTGATAAATCAACTGTAAAACCAGAGTTTATGCCTGAGATTCAAAAAGTAGCAGACTTTATGAAAGTAAACCCAGGTTACAGTGTTGTTCTTGAAGGTCATACTGACTCTAAAGGTAGCGACGCTTATAACCAAAAACTTTCTGATCAACGTGCAAAAGCAGTTGCAAAAGCCCTTGGAAATCTTGGTGTTGCAGCAGCTAAAGTAACCACAGAAGCGTATGGTGAGAGCAAACCAGTTGCAACCAATGACACTGAAGCGGGTCGTTCTGAAAACAGAAGAGTTGACGCAATTTTCAAAAAATAG
- a CDS encoding mechanosensitive ion channel family protein, with amino-acid sequence MDFSWSMVVNFVTLYGVKVLASFLIFFIGKRVAALLTAIVVKGMRTSKIDETITSFFSNVIYFGLLVVIILAALSNLGINTTSFLAVLGTAGLAIGLALQGTLSNVGAGILLVFFRPFKIGHSVQVAGENGTVEELNLFSVVLKTADNRQIIIPNSAVIGKNIINFSAKPTSRIDLLFNIGYEDDLRLAKETLQAIVDAEEKILTDPAPFVAVSELAPTSVKLVVRLWVKNEDAASVTFAITEKVKLSFDEKRITIPHPPLVEKPLA; translated from the coding sequence ATGGATTTTAGCTGGAGTATGGTTGTCAATTTTGTTACCCTTTACGGGGTGAAAGTACTTGCCTCTTTTCTGATTTTCTTTATCGGTAAAAGAGTAGCAGCCCTTTTAACAGCGATTGTTGTTAAAGGGATGCGCACGTCAAAGATTGACGAGACCATTACCAGCTTTTTTTCCAATGTCATCTATTTTGGTCTTTTGGTGGTGATTATCCTAGCAGCTCTAAGCAACCTAGGGATAAACACCACCTCTTTCTTAGCCGTTCTTGGCACAGCAGGTCTAGCCATTGGGCTTGCACTTCAAGGCACACTTTCCAATGTTGGAGCGGGTATTTTACTCGTCTTTTTCAGACCGTTTAAAATCGGTCACTCTGTACAAGTTGCAGGTGAAAATGGCACCGTTGAAGAGCTCAATCTCTTTAGTGTTGTGCTTAAAACAGCAGATAATAGGCAGATTATTATTCCCAATTCTGCGGTGATTGGTAAAAACATCATCAACTTCTCCGCCAAACCAACCTCACGTATCGATCTTCTTTTTAATATAGGCTACGAAGATGACCTTCGTCTTGCCAAAGAGACACTCCAAGCCATCGTTGATGCTGAAGAGAAAATCTTAACAGATCCTGCTCCTTTTGTCGCAGTAAGTGAATTAGCACCCACAAGTGTGAAACTGGTTGTGCGTCTTTGGGTTAAAAATGAAGATGCTGCGTCTGTTACATTTGCTATTACTGAAAAAGTTAAACTCTCTTTTGATGAAAAGAGGATCACTATTCCTCATCCTCCTTTAGTTGAAAAACCTCTCGCGTAA